From Arvicanthis niloticus isolate mArvNil1 chromosome 22, mArvNil1.pat.X, whole genome shotgun sequence, the proteins below share one genomic window:
- the Rassf9 gene encoding ras association domain-containing protein 9, whose translation MAPFGRNLLKTRHKNRSPTKDMDPEEKEIVVWVCQDEKIVCGLTKRTTSIDVIQALLEEHEATFGEKRFLLGKASDYCIVEKWRGSERALPPLTRILKLWKAWGDEQPNMQFVLVKTDAFLPVPLWRTAETKLVQNNEKPWELSPANYMKTLPPDKQKRIVRKTFRKLAKIRQDTGSHDRDNMECLVHLIISQDHTIHQQVQRMKELDMEIEKCEAKIHLDRVGNDGANYVQEAYLMPRFSEEEQKLDIQSEDNQAPEDLNDGEGIAQLEEQLQYYRVLIDKLSAEIEREVKGMSIDGSEDTEGAAACELENSDLESVKCDLEKSMKAGLKIHSHLSGIQREIKYSDSLLQMKAREYELLAKEFSSLHISNKDGCQGKENRGKEAEAPSSNGEILPLTQRVFNTYTNDTDSDTGISSNHSQDSETTLGDVLLLAT comes from the coding sequence atCTCCAACTAAAGACATGGATCCTGAAGAGAAGGAAATTGTGGTTTGGGTTTGCCAGGATGAGAAGATTGTCTGCGGATTAACTAAACGCACCACCTCCATCGATGTCATCCAGGCGCTGCTGGAGGAACATGAAGCTACATTTGGAGAAAAGCGATTTCTGTTGGGCAAGGCCAGTGACTACTGCATCGTAGAAAAGTGGAGGGGCTCAGAGCGGGCCCTTCCTCCCCTGACGAGGATCCTGAAGTTGTGGAAGGCTTGGGGAGATGAACAGCCCAACATGCAGTTTGTTCTGGTTAAAACAGACGCCTTTCTCCCAGTTCCACTGTGGCGGACAGCTGAAACCAAACTAGTGCAAAATAATGAAAAACCTTGGGAACTCAGCCCAGCGAACTACATGAAAACTTTACCACCAGATAAACAAAAACGAATCGTCAGGAAAACCTTCCGGAAACTGGCTAAAATTAGGCAGGACACAGGTTCTCATGATCGAGACAATATGGAGTGTTTAGTTCATCTGATTATTTCTCAGGACCACACGATTCACCAGCAAGTGCAAAGAATGAAAGAGTTAGACATGGAAATTGAAAAATGTGAAGCTAAGATCCACTTGGACCGGGTAGGGAATGATGGAGCCAATTACGTTCAGGAGGCCTATTTAATGCCCAGGTTCAGTGAAGAAGAGCAGAAGCTAGACATTCAATCTGAAGATAATCaagctccagaggacctgaacGATGGTGAGGGGATAGCACAGCTGGAGGAACAGCTGCAATACTACAGAGTGCTCATCGATAAGCTCTCTGCTGAGATTGAGAGAGAGGTGAAGGGCATGAGCATTGATGGAAGCGAAGACACAGAGGGGGCAGCTGCCTGTGAGCTGGAAAACTCGGATTTGGAAAGCGTTAAGTGCGATTTGGAGAAAAGTATGAAAGCTGGTTTGAAAATCCACTCTCACttgagtggcatccagagagagattaaATACAGTGACTCACTGCTTCAGATGAAAGCAAGGGAGTACGAACTCCTAGCCAAGGAGTTCAGTTCACTTCACATTAGCAACAAGGACGGATGtcagggaaaagaaaacagaggaaaggaagCTGAGGCTCCCAGCAGCAACGGGGAGATCCTTCCATTAACTCAAAGGGTGTTTAACACATATACAAACGACACCGATTCAGACACTGGCATCAGTTCCAACCACAGTCAGGACTCAGAAACAACACTGGGAGATGTGCTACTGCTGGCAACCTAA